A window of the Thunnus albacares chromosome 15, fThuAlb1.1, whole genome shotgun sequence genome harbors these coding sequences:
- the noto gene encoding homeobox protein notochord, translating to MQVPNRPVGAYGYSVRNYAPASLYPQYQGSQCLSSTKPPSGKSFTIDALLAKPDDSTSGRTSPTQCGVKYQPAAQVLPLTGHMSLPIAPAPYVYSPNMLHSAVHTQPGYSVYCCPPFTYQSSCRGAFYAQASMSKVNAGLHSFKTKGGKSKRMRTSFTSEQLSRLEKEFARQQYMVGSERFLLASALQLTEAQVKVWFQNRRIKWRKQSLEQQQAKLAKLGLAAPPKSPGSQGHRDEGDDDEEFSDSSDVDIDVSDDSTDHC from the exons ATGCAGGTACCGAACAGACCAGTCGGAGCTTATGGATACTCTGTGCGTAATTACGCACCAGCATCTCTGTACCCACAGTACCAGGGAAGCCAGTGCTTATCTTCAACGAAGCCTCCCAGTGGAAAATCTTTCACTATTGATGCTTTGCTCGCCAAGCCGGACGACTCAACCAGCGGCCGGACGAGTCCCACTCAGTGCGGAGTGAAATATCAACCAGCAGCACAGGTCCTCCCTCTCACCGGGCACATGAGCTTACCGATAGCACCAGCACCTTACGTCTACTCACCAAACATGTTGCACTCAGCGGTCCACACGCAACCTGGATACTCTGTCTACTGTTGCCCGCCTTTCACCTACCAGTCATCGTGCCGTGGAGCATTTTACGCACAAG CTTCGATGTCCAAAGTCAACGCAGGCCTTCATTCGTTCAAAACCAAAGGTGGGAAGTCCAAACGGATGCGCACCAGTTTCACCAGCGAGCAGCTGTCCCGGCTGGAGAAGGAGTTCGCACGGCAGCAGTACATGGTCGGATCGGAGAGGTTCCTCCTTGCCTCTGCTCTACAGCTGACAGAAGCTCAg GTCAAAGTCTGGTTCCAGAACCGACGCATCAAGTGGCGCAAACAGAgtctggagcagcagcaggccaaGCTGGCCAAACTGGGCCTGGCTGCTCCGCCTAAAAGCCCCGGATCCCAAGGCCACAGAGATGAAGGCGATGACGATGAGGAGTTCTCCGACTCATCAGACGTGGATATCGACGTGTCTGATGACTCCACTGACCACTGTTGA